The proteins below are encoded in one region of Cololabis saira isolate AMF1-May2022 chromosome 13, fColSai1.1, whole genome shotgun sequence:
- the LOC133458191 gene encoding importin-13-like — protein MEPSGRAAATPDALDFTVENVEKALHQLYYDPNIENKNLAQKWLMQAQVSPQAWQFCWALLSPDKVPEIQYFGASALHTKISRYWSDIPTDQYESLKSQLFSQIACFSSGSKMVLTRLCVALASLALNTMPEAWPGAVSEMVRVFQEEGGGVDGRARCLALLELLTVLPEEFQTSRLPQYRKGQVRGALGREWGSVCPLLQQLLRRTDSPGAVKARVLRCLSSWVLLDVPLSESEGLVHDCFSALPDPELFDTAVEAIVNAISQPDSQRYVNTLLKLVPQVLALQEQLREAVQNGDMETCHGICRIAVTLGENHSKTLLEQVDHWQSFLALVNMIMFCTGIPGHYPVNETTSSLTLTFWYTLQDEIMSFESDKQAVYLQVYRPVYFQLVDVLLHKAQFPSDQEYATWSSDEKEQFRIYRVDISDTLMYVYEMLGAELLSNLYDKLGRLLTNADQPTSWQHTEALLYGFQSIAETIDVNYSDVIPGLIGLIPRININNVQLADTVMFTIGALAEWLADHPVMLSSVLPLVLQALGNPDLSVSSVSTLKKICRECKYDLPPYATNIVAVSQEVLIKQIHKTSQCMWLMQALGFLLSALPVEDILRNLHSLITPYIQQLEKLADETPNPSNKLAIIHILGLLSNLFTTLDISKQDDESAEGSAPPAKTTPPTPGPNPVVVVLQQVFALIQTVLSKWLNDSQVVEAVCAIFEKSVKTLLHDFAPMVSQLSEMLGQMYSTIPQASALDLTRQMVHIFASETDHFPPIKALFELVTSVTLSIFQQGPRDHPDIVDSFMQLQAQALKRKPDLFLSESLDVKAVFHCGILSLKFPEAPTVKSTCLFFTELLPHCSDVPPVARVVQEDGKLLVQAVLEGIGGGASRSLMDQFAEVLFSMNKNCFSLLAVWLKEVLQPPGFPSSRVTVEQKDNFSNQILRERVNKRRIKDIVKEFTLLCRGLHGTEYAAEY, from the exons ATGGAGCCCTCGGGCAGGGCAGCAGCCACGCCGGACGCGCTGGACTTCACCGTGGAAAACGTAGAAAAG GCCCTCCACCAGTTGTATTATGATCCCAACATTGAAAACAAGAATCTGGCTCAGAAATGGCTAATGCAAGCTCAAGTGTCACCTCAGGCCTGGCAGTTTTGCTGGGCCCTGCTGAGCCCAGATAAG GTGCCAGAGATCCAGTACTTTGGTGCCAGTGCACTCCATACCAAGATCTCTAGGTACTGGTCAGATATACCTACGGACCAGTATGAGTCTCTGAAGAGCCAGCTGTTCTCCCAGATTGCTTGCTTCTCCTCCGGCTCCAAGATGGTGCTCACCCGGCTGTGCGTGGCACTAGCCTCTCTGGCACTCAACACCATGCCTGAGGCCTGGCCTGGTGCAGTGTCAGAAATGGTGCGGGTGTTTCaggaggaggggggaggggtggatggGCGGGCACGCTGCCTGGCTCTGCTGGAGCTCCTCACCGTCCTCCCTGAGGAGTTCCAAACCAGCCGCCTACCGCAGTACCGAAAGGGACAG GTCCGGGGAGCCCTGGGCCGGGAGTGGGGGTCAGTCTGTCCCTTACTGCAACAACTCCTTCGGAGAACAGATAGCCCGGGGGCCGTGAAAGCTCGCGTGCTGCGCTGCTTGTCATCATGGGTGCTGCTGGATGTGCCCCTCAGCGAGAGTGAAGGCCTGGTGCATGACTGCTTCAGTGCCCTGCCCGACCCAGAGCTCTTCGACACAGCGGTTGAAGCAATAGTTAATGCCATCTCGCAACCTGACTCCCAAAG ATATGTGAACACTCTGCTGAAACTGGTTCCTCAAGTGCTGGCCTTGCAGGAGCAGCTCCGAGAGGCTGTTCAGAATGGAGACATGGAGACCTGCCATGGGATCTGCCGGATTGCCGTCACACTGGGAGAGAACCACTCCAA GACGTTGCTGGAGCAGGTGGACCACTGGCAGAGCTTCCTGGCTTTAGTCAACATGATCATGTTTTGTACAGGCATCCCTGGCCACTACCCGGTCAATGAGACCACCAGCTCCCTCACGCTCACCTTCTGGTACACATTACAA GATGAAATTATGTCGTTCGAGTCTGACAAGCAGGCAGTGTATCTTCAGGTCTACAGGCCAGTGTATTTCCAGTTGGTGGATGTTCTGCTACACAAAGCCCAGTTCCCCTCTGACCAGGAGTATGCAACCTGGTCCTCGGATGAAAAAGAGCAGTTTAGGATTTATAG GGTGGACATTTCTGACACACTTATGTACGTATATGAGATGCTTGGAGCAGAGCTGCTGAGCAACCTCTATGATAAACTAGGAAGACTGTTGACCAATGCAGACCAGCCTACATCATGGCAG CACACAGAAGCTTTGCTGTATGGCTTCCAGTCCATAGCAGAGACGATAGATGTGAATTACTCCGACGTCATCCCAGGATTGATAGGACTTATCCCGagaatcaacatcaacaacgtCCAATTAGCAGACACAGTAATGTTCACTATAG GTGCTCTGGCTGAGTGGTTGGCAGACCACCCCGTCATGCTCAGCAGCGTCCTGCCCTTGGTGTTACAGGCATTAGGGAACCCAGATCTTTCAGTTTCTTCTGTTTCAACACTCAAGAAAATCTGCAGGGAGTGCAAATATGACCTGCCTCCATACGCAACCAACATAGTAGCAGTTTCCCAG gAGGTGCTCATAAAACAGATCCACAAG ACAAGTCAATGTATGTGGCTGATGCAAGCTCTTGGTTTCCTGCTCTCCGCTCTTCCTGTGGAGGACATCTTAAGAAACCTTCACTCTCTCATCACCCCTTACATTCAGCAGCTGGAGAAGCTGGCAGATGAGACG CCGAATCCCTCTAATAAACTGGCGATCATCCACATCTTGGGGCTGCTGTCCAACCTGTTCACGACGCTCGACATCAGCAAGCAAGATGATGAGTCAGCGGAGGGCTCGGCGCCACCTGCCAAAACAACCCCACCCACACCCGGACCAAACCCG gtGGTGGTGGTTTTGCAGCAAGTTTTTGCTCTCATACAGACGGTACTGAGCAAATGGCTCAACGATTCGCAAGTTGTAGAG GCGGTGTGTGCCATCTTTGAGAAGTCAGTGAAAACGCTCCTCCATGACTTCGCTCCCATGGTGTCTCAGCTAAGTGAGATGCTGGGGCAGATGTACAGTACGATCCCCCAGGCCTCAGCCCTCGACCTCACACGACAG ATGGTGCATATCTTCGCCAGTGAGACGGACCACTTCCCACCAATCAAGGCTCTGTTTGAGCTGGTTACCTCGGTAACACTGTCAATCTTCCAGCAAG gaCCCAGGGATCATCCTGATATTGTTGATTCATTTATGCAACTCCAAGCTCAG GCCCTCAAACGGAAGCCCGATTTGTTCTTGTCTGAGAGTCTAGACGTGAAAGCAGTTTTCCACTGTG GAATCCTGTCACTCAAATTTCCCGAAGCTCCGACCGTCAAGTCAACGTGCTTGTTCTTT ACTGAGCTGTTACCTCACTGTTCAGACGTGCCTCCCGTGGCGAGGGTGGTGCAGGAGGACGGAAAGCTGCTGGTACAAGCTGTGTTGGAG GGTATCGGGGGTGGGGCATCTCGGAGTCTGATGGACCAGTTTGCTGAAGTATTGTTCAGTATGAACAAGAACTGCTTTTCTCTGCTCGCTGTGTGGTTGAAGGAAGTACTGCAGCCTCCAGGATTCCCTTCATCCCGGGTCACCGTTGAGCAGAAAGACAACTTCTCAAATCAGATACTCAG AGAACGAGTGAACAAGAGAAGAATTAAGGACATAGTGAAGGAATTCACATTACTGTGCCGAGGTCTCCATGGGACAGAGTACGCTGCTGAATACTGA